Proteins from one uncultured Fusobacterium sp. genomic window:
- a CDS encoding AAA family ATPase, whose product MAIHVKNLKIDTYRGIKNLQLNNFKDINIFTGDNNTGKTSILEVLNSLKNPIATSSWKIALRIPENSFSANQLSLFESFKLLFNIENQKVIKYSYSLKEEKTISIYAHENEVLLTSQQRDKILGVIDLEEEQNKYIPNKNLELKFLENNNLVNRDVIFEISRKLTTTDSKEEIKTVYVSPFQHIESTVYLNDILDNPILFQDMLEVLKEFDKDIISINAGKIGNTVVYKVLSKQKTIPLNVYGDGMKKAILLISAVVSAKNGILLLDEFETAIHTSAMNKVFAWILKTCLKLNVQLFLTSHSKEAIEKVLSCSEKLQSHINLYTLYKKEDKIVARELSAKKALEASEEFGLELR is encoded by the coding sequence ATGGCAATACATGTAAAAAATTTGAAGATAGATACTTATCGTGGAATAAAAAATTTACAACTAAATAATTTTAAGGATATTAATATTTTTACAGGAGATAATAATACAGGTAAAACAAGTATTTTAGAGGTTTTAAATTCTTTGAAAAATCCAATTGCTACTTCATCATGGAAAATTGCTTTAAGAATACCTGAAAACTCCTTTTCAGCAAATCAGCTTTCTCTTTTTGAAAGTTTTAAATTACTTTTCAACATAGAAAATCAAAAAGTTATAAAATATAGCTATTCTCTTAAAGAGGAAAAAACTATAAGTATATATGCTCATGAAAATGAAGTATTATTAACTTCACAGCAAAGAGATAAAATATTAGGAGTTATTGATTTAGAAGAGGAACAAAACAAATATATTCCTAATAAAAATTTAGAACTAAAATTTTTAGAAAATAATAATCTAGTAAATAGAGATGTCATTTTTGAAATAAGCCGTAAATTAACTACTACAGATAGCAAAGAAGAAATAAAAACAGTATATGTATCTCCATTTCAGCATATAGAGAGTACTGTATATTTAAATGATATTTTAGATAATCCTATATTATTTCAAGATATGTTGGAGGTATTGAAAGAATTTGATAAGGATATTATAAGTATAAATGCAGGGAAAATAGGAAATACAGTTGTATATAAAGTTCTTTCTAAACAAAAGACTATTCCATTAAATGTCTATGGCGATGGAATGAAGAAAGCTATTTTACTAATTAGCGCTGTTGTTAGTGCTAAAAATGGAATATTATTACTTGATGAGTTTGAAACTGCAATTCATACAAGTGCTATGAATAAAGTCTTTGCTTGGATTTTAAAAACTTGTTTAAAGTTAAATGTGCAATTATTTTTAACTTCACATAGCAAAGAAGCAATAGAAAAAGTTCTAAGCTGTTCTGAGAAATTGCAATCTCATATTAATTTATATACATTATATAAAAAAGAGGATAAAATAGTTGCTAGAGAACTTAGTGCTAAAAAAGCATTAGAAGCTTCAGAAGAATTTGGATTGGAGTTGAGATAA
- a CDS encoding DUF3226 domain-containing protein: MKSIILCEGGTDLTLIQYFMEKVNGWKYHSNRPKLFDLEQQKRFKKEDKILEIGATGGCSEIPKCFSKILNSQRIGSSSEERYENIVIITDNDEIDTFDNMKTTLEKLFNEHSITIENNIVNDSWINCTCENGAQDIINFRVLLLIIPFDEEGALETFLLKAIASNDEYDNEIIEKGNDFVENADSERRYLTKRRYITKAKLDVYFSIRTSVEQFTERQNILKSINWEEYEYIQDSFKKLREL; this comes from the coding sequence GTGAAAAGTATTATTTTATGTGAAGGTGGAACAGATTTAACTCTAATTCAATATTTTATGGAGAAAGTTAATGGGTGGAAATACCATTCAAATAGACCTAAACTATTTGATTTAGAACAACAAAAAAGATTTAAAAAAGAAGATAAAATATTAGAAATAGGAGCTACAGGAGGATGTAGTGAAATTCCTAAATGTTTTTCAAAAATTTTAAATTCTCAAAGAATAGGTAGTAGTTCTGAAGAAAGATATGAGAATATAGTAATTATTACTGATAATGATGAGATAGATACTTTTGATAATATGAAAACTACATTAGAAAAATTATTTAATGAGCATTCTATTACAATTGAAAATAATATTGTTAATGATAGTTGGATTAACTGTACTTGTGAAAATGGTGCACAAGATATTATAAATTTTAGAGTATTATTACTCATTATTCCTTTTGACGAAGAGGGAGCATTAGAAACTTTCTTATTAAAGGCTATTGCTTCTAATGATGAATATGATAATGAAATTATTGAAAAAGGAAATGATTTTGTAGAAAATGCAGATTCAGAAAGAAGATATCTCACTAAAAGAAGATATATTACTAAGGCAAAATTAGATGTATATTTTTCTATAAGAACTTCTGTTGAGCAATTTACTGAAAGACAAAATATTTTAAAAAGTATAAATTGGGAAGAGTACGAATATATACAGGACAGTTTTAAAAAGTTAAGAGAATTGTAA